CCCGATAGCACGGTTAATATCTGGGTCTTTCAATACTTTCATAAGATCGAATACCCCTACTTTTTTATTACTCTCTAAATGTTCATTACCTTTTTCTAGCCCTACTAATAAGCTACCTATAAGCTTTTTCGTAAGCTCCGGATCAAGTTCTGTTAAAGCACCCGCAGCCCCCATCATATTATTAATTAAATTTGTAACAGGCTCACGAGTCACTTGGCCAAGAACAATCTTTGCGATTGGTTCTTTCGCCTTTAGCATAGAATTAGCTGCTTCTAACATGCCAATATCATTCAATTCCCCTACTATATTAAACATTTGATTTAGAGCGTCTTCATTATTAGCTAGAAGCTCTTTTAAATCATCTAATTTTTTCTGTTTTATTTCTTCCTCAGTTAATTCTTGTTTTTGAATCATTTTTATAGGTGCAGCCATATTTTTCTCCTCCTACTTATCCGTTAAATGCACATACCCTGGACGTGCCCACTTACGATGTACCTCAATACCAGCTTGAGGATGACGTTTTTTATTACGCGGGTTCGCTTTTGGCATCGGATTTTCGCCATCAACTTCTAGCACTTCCATACGCACTTTCGTCTGTTTATAAGCAGGTGTGTTCGTACGCGTATCGACCGCAGGACCTGTTAAGAAATTAATCGCTGTTTCATTATCTGTAGAATTCATCGGTAAATATAACTCATTCGCTTTTACACGCTCTGTAACGAGTGCACGTAATTTTAACGCTCCAAACGGAGAAACAAGACGGACTAATGAACCAGTTTTCACTCCACGTTCTTTTGCAAGGTCTGGAGAGATTTCAACGAAAACACCAGGTACTTTCGTTTGAATACCTGTTGATTTATTTGTCATATTCCCTTCATGGAAATGCTCAAGCATACGACCGTTGTTAATGTGAAGGTCAAACTCAGCTGGAAATTCAGCTGGACGTACCCAGTCAGCAATCGCAAAACGAGCTTTTTTATCTGGGAAGTTAAATCCGTCTTGGAACAGAAGTGGTGTATTCGTTCCATCAAAACTTCCCCAATGGAAACTGTTCCACCCTTCAAGCACTTCATAGTTCGCTTGCGAGAACAATGGTGATAAACTTGCCATCTCAGCAAAGATTTCACTTGGGTGGCTATAATTCCAGTTTGCACCTAGTTTATTCGCAACTTCCTGGACGATCCACCAGTCTGGTTTCGCATCTCCTAGCGTAGGAAGAACTTGATATAATCTTTGGACACGGCGCTCTGTATTTGTGAAAGTACCTTCTTTCTCAAGAGATGGCGCTGCTGGTAATACAACATCTGCATATTGAGCAGTTTTAGAAAGGAAAACATCTTGCACAACGAAGAAATCAAGGCTCGATAACACTTCATGTACATGATTTGCATTAGAATCTACAAGAGCCATATCTTCTCCGACAAGGTACATTGCTTTCATTTTTCCTTCGTCAATTGCGTGAAGCATTTCAATATTATTAAGACCTGGTTCACTGTCAATTTTCACTCCGTAAGCAGTTTCAAATTTCGCACGTTCCATTTCGTTAGTAACGTGCTGATATCCTGGAAGCCATCCTGGTAAAGTACCCATATCACAAGCACCTTGTACGTTATTGTGACCTCGAAGTGGGTATGCACCTGCTCCTGGACGACGATAGTTTCCTGTTGCAAGAAGTAAGTTTGAAATTGCAGCGGAAGTATCAGAACCACCTGTATTTTGCGTTACCCCCATACCCCAAAGGATACATGTACCATCTGCATCACGAATCATTTCAGCCATTTGAATAAGTGTTTCTTTTGAAATACCTGTTACTTCTTCTGCATATTCAAGTGTATATTCTTCTAGGCTTTCTTTGAAATCTTCAAAGAAGTTTACATTCTCATTAATGAATTCCTGATTA
This genomic interval from Bacillus thuringiensis contains the following:
- a CDS encoding DUF1641 domain-containing protein; this translates as MAAPIKMIQKQELTEEEIKQKKLDDLKELLANNEDALNQMFNIVGELNDIGMLEAANSMLKAKEPIAKIVLGQVTREPVTNLINNMMGAAGALTELDPELTKKLIGSLLVGLEKGNEHLESNKKVGVFDLMKVLKDPDINRAIGFGLHFLKGMGKGLKEE